Proteins found in one Hyla sarda isolate aHylSar1 chromosome 7, aHylSar1.hap1, whole genome shotgun sequence genomic segment:
- the NPS gene encoding neuropeptide S, whose amino-acid sequence MTASISMTQEQSIKHPPDKWKTQETPMHVVTMEGLHLNSVSKLHFVFIFWIYTMHLWYQPGMSVTSSGKSDYCLILLNSCLVEADRSEELAFLQPFLEKSFMKRSFRNGVGSGFKKNSFRRAKS is encoded by the exons ATGACAGCCAGCATCTCCATGACTCAGGAACAGAGTATAAAACATCCTCCAGACAAGTGGAAGACTCAAGAGACTCCAATGCACGTCGTCACAATGGAAGGATTGCACCTAAACAG TGTTTCCAAACTTCACTTTGTATTCATCTTCTGGATTTACACTATGCATCTTTGGTATCAGCCTGGAATGTCCGTGACA TCATCTGGAAAATCGGACTATTGCCTCATCCTGCTGAACAGCTGCCTGGTAGAAGCCGACCGCAGCGAGGAGCTAGCATTCCTCCAACCCTTCCTAGAGAAGTCATTCATGAAGAGGTCCTTTCGGAACGGTGTTGgatcaggatttaaaaaaaattccttcaGAAGGGCAAAGTCCTAA